A region of the Bryobacteraceae bacterium genome:
GGGTGTCATTGCCCTGCTGACTACTGTCAGCCTCGCGGCGGCGGCCGCGCCGGCCCTGCGCGCCGGCTCGCTGGACCCCGCCGAGGCCCTCCGCGACTGAAACCATGGGATCGCCCGTCAGGCAGCGGCTTGCCCGAAGATCACGCGCTTCAGGGCCGCGGCTGGAGCGAGCCCGTCACAACGCTTCTGAGCCGCCGCGACGCGAGCCTGCCTGAAGGGCGAGCGGCAACGGCCCCACGACCCCGCTCGACATCAGAGAACACGAAAATGGCTACGGGGGACGCGGTCGTGCTTCGTCCGCTCGTCCTCGGGCGCTCCGCGCCCTTCACTTGCGGCTCAGAAGAGCCTGATTCTCGAAGGAGCAGACTCTTGCAACGTAGCTGGACCTGTCGGCCCTGCTGTGCCGTGTCCACCCCTCTCGAAAATCGTCCGCGCCCGAGGCCATGCTGGCCTGTGCGGCAACCGCTGACTCCGGCCGCTGGCGCGGCCTTCGTCTACGGCTCAGGCCCCGCGCCGCTCCTGGCCATTTTCGTCCTTGCCGGCGTTGGGGCTCAATCCGGCCCGCCGCGGCGGCGTCGATTCGCCCGGGCGCAGCTCACACCGCAGCACGATGTGGCGCGGCTTTGAGGGATCGATCTTGCCCTCCAGCCGGTCCATCAGCAGGTGCGCTGCCTCAGAGCCAATCTGATATGTCGGCTGCGCCACGCAGGTCAGTTGCAGGCCGAACGACTGCAACAGTTCCACGCAGTCAAACGTTGCCAGCGCCACGTCCTGCGGGCACCGGAGCCCCAGCTCGCGCATCCCCTGCAAAATGCCCGCCGCCGTCAGGATGTTGGCCGCGAATACCGCTTCCGGCCGCGGCGCGGTGCTCAGCGCCTGAAGCGCCACCTGCCGCGCGCCGGGGACGCGGAAGTCGGCGCAGTAGTCCAGCGGCTCCAGTCCCAGCCGCTTCATCGCCCGCCGGTAGCCGCGCAGCCGGTCCGAGGCGACATACATCGACGGCCCGCCGCCCACAAAGGCGATGCGCCGGTAGCCCAGCCCGACCAGGTAATCGATGGCCTCCTCCACCGCCTCCGCGTTGTTGACCGTCACCGAGTCCGCCTCCAGCCCGCTCGGCCGCCGGTCCAGGCATACCACCGGCGTGCCTCCGCGCAGCGCCGCCTCGATGTGCGGCCGCCGCCCGCGCTCCACCGCCGTCACCACCAGCATCCCGTCCACGCGCCAGGACTCGAACAGCTCGAACAGCTTCCGCTCGCGCTCCAGGTTGTCATCCGTGTTGTACGTCGCCAGAAAATACCCGCGCTCCAGCACAGCGTCCTCGGCCCCGCGCACGATCTCCGAAAAGAACGGGTTGGTGATGTCGCTGATCACCATCCCGATCATCCGCGACCGCCGCGCCTTCAGGCTCCGCGCGATCGGGTCCGGCCGGTAGCCAAGCTGCCGGATCGCCTTCTCGACGCGCGCCCGCGTCGCCTCGCTCACCCGGGCCGTCCCGGCAATA
Encoded here:
- a CDS encoding LacI family transcriptional regulator, yielding MPTIKDVAELAGVSVGTVSHVIAGTARVSEATRARVEKAIRQLGYRPDPIARSLKARRSRMIGMVISDITNPFFSEIVRGAEDAVLERGYFLATYNTDDNLERERKLFELFESWRVDGMLVVTAVERGRRPHIEAALRGGTPVVCLDRRPSGLEADSVTVNNAEAVEEAIDYLVGLGYRRIAFVGGGPSMYVASDRLRGYRRAMKRLGLEPLDYCADFRVPGARQVALQALSTAPRPEAVFAANILTAAGILQGMRELGLRCPQDVALATFDCVELLQSFGLQLTCVAQPTYQIGSEAAHLLMDRLEGKIDPSKPRHIVLRCELRPGESTPPRRAGLSPNAGKDENGQERRGA